In Polynucleobacter sp. TUM22923, one genomic interval encodes:
- a CDS encoding arginine/lysine/ornithine decarboxylase: MKFRFPIIIIDEDFRSENISGSGIRDLAEAIETEGMEVIGLTSYGDLTSFAQQASRASSFIVSIDDEEFVTDSEDHDLPALNNLRAFITEVRKRNEDIPIFLYGETRTSRHMPNDILRELHGFIHMNEDTPEFVARHIIREAKVYLDSLAPPFFRALTNYASEGSYSWHCPGHSGGVAFLKSPVGRMFHQFFGENMLRADVCNAVEELGQLLDHTGPVLQSERNAARIFNADHLFFVTNGTSTSNKIVWHSTVAPGDVVVVDRNCHKSVIHSITMMGAIPIFLMPTRNHLGIIGPIPKEEFEWSNIQKKIDANPFIKDKTVIPRVMTLTQSTYDGIVYNVEMIKEMLDGKVDSLHFDEAWLPHAAFHPFYKDMHAIGSDRKRTKKSLMFATQSTHKLLAGLSQASQVLVQDAEDTKLDRDCFNEAYLMHTSTSPQYAIIASCDVSAAMMEAPGGTTLVEESIAEAMDFRRAMREVDAKFGADWWFKVWGPDHLADEGIGERSDWVLEPNASWHDFGNVAEDFNMLDPIKATIVTPGLDIEGNFGSVGIPASIVTKYLAEHGVIVEKCGLYSFFIMFTIGITKGRWNTLVTELQQFKDHFDKNAPLWKVLPEFVAKHPRYERVGLKDICQQIHEFYKGRDVARMTTEMYTSDMVPAMMPSEAWAKMAHKKVDRVPLDRLQDRITAMLVTPYPPGIPLLIPGERFNKRIIDYLYFARDFNAQFPGFETDIHGLVKSEVDGRSEYYVDCVRLESDSTL; encoded by the coding sequence ATGAAATTTCGTTTCCCAATCATCATTATTGATGAGGATTTTCGTTCTGAAAATATTTCAGGTTCCGGTATTCGTGACTTAGCTGAAGCTATTGAGACTGAGGGGATGGAAGTCATTGGTTTGACAAGTTATGGTGACCTTACATCCTTTGCCCAGCAAGCCTCTCGCGCCTCCTCATTTATTGTCTCGATTGATGATGAAGAGTTTGTAACAGACTCCGAGGATCACGACCTACCAGCACTCAATAATTTACGGGCATTTATTACCGAAGTGCGTAAACGCAATGAAGATATTCCAATCTTCTTGTATGGTGAGACTCGCACATCACGTCATATGCCTAACGACATCTTGCGTGAGTTACATGGCTTTATTCATATGAATGAAGACACGCCTGAGTTTGTAGCGCGCCACATTATTCGAGAAGCTAAGGTTTACTTAGATTCATTAGCACCGCCATTCTTTCGGGCCTTAACCAATTACGCTTCTGAGGGTTCTTACTCTTGGCATTGCCCTGGACACTCAGGCGGTGTTGCATTTTTGAAGAGCCCAGTGGGACGCATGTTCCATCAGTTTTTTGGTGAAAATATGTTGCGTGCGGACGTTTGTAACGCCGTAGAGGAATTGGGTCAGCTCTTAGACCACACCGGCCCCGTATTGCAAAGCGAACGTAATGCAGCGCGGATATTTAATGCTGACCACTTATTTTTTGTCACCAACGGTACTTCTACCTCAAACAAAATTGTTTGGCACTCTACAGTAGCTCCTGGTGATGTTGTCGTAGTCGATCGAAATTGCCATAAGTCTGTGATTCATTCCATTACGATGATGGGCGCAATTCCGATTTTCTTAATGCCAACGCGTAATCATTTGGGCATTATTGGGCCTATTCCAAAAGAAGAATTTGAATGGAGCAATATCCAGAAGAAAATTGATGCTAATCCGTTCATTAAAGATAAAACGGTCATACCACGTGTCATGACTTTGACTCAAAGTACCTATGACGGGATTGTTTATAACGTTGAGATGATTAAAGAAATGCTCGACGGCAAAGTGGACTCTTTGCACTTTGATGAAGCTTGGTTGCCACATGCTGCTTTCCATCCTTTCTATAAGGATATGCATGCCATTGGATCAGACCGCAAGCGCACTAAGAAGAGTTTGATGTTTGCAACCCAATCAACCCATAAGTTATTGGCGGGATTATCACAAGCATCTCAGGTGCTAGTGCAGGATGCTGAAGATACTAAGCTCGATCGTGACTGCTTCAATGAGGCGTATTTGATGCACACCTCTACCAGCCCTCAATACGCCATCATTGCATCTTGCGATGTGTCTGCGGCAATGATGGAAGCCCCTGGTGGAACAACGCTGGTAGAAGAATCTATTGCGGAAGCGATGGACTTCCGTCGTGCGATGCGTGAAGTAGATGCTAAGTTTGGTGCGGACTGGTGGTTTAAGGTCTGGGGCCCAGATCACTTAGCGGATGAGGGTATTGGCGAGCGCTCTGATTGGGTGCTGGAGCCCAATGCCAGTTGGCATGACTTTGGTAATGTTGCTGAAGATTTCAATATGCTGGACCCCATCAAGGCGACCATCGTAACGCCCGGTTTAGATATTGAGGGGAACTTCGGTTCTGTGGGCATCCCAGCTAGCATTGTTACGAAATATTTGGCTGAGCATGGCGTGATTGTGGAGAAGTGTGGTTTGTATTCCTTCTTCATTATGTTCACTATTGGTATTACTAAAGGGCGCTGGAATACTTTGGTTACGGAGTTGCAGCAATTTAAAGATCACTTTGATAAAAATGCTCCCTTATGGAAAGTATTGCCAGAGTTCGTAGCAAAACATCCTCGCTATGAGCGGGTAGGTTTGAAGGATATTTGCCAGCAAATTCATGAGTTCTATAAAGGTCGTGACGTAGCGCGGATGACTACTGAGATGTACACCTCAGATATGGTGCCAGCGATGATGCCTTCAGAAGCTTGGGCCAAGATGGCGCATAAGAAAGTAGATCGTGTCCCCCTGGATCGGCTGCAGGATCGGATTACGGCGATGTTAGTGACGCCATACCCACCGGGCATTCCATTGCTAATTCCAGGCGAGCGTTTTAATAAGCGAATTATTGATTACCTCTATTTTGCGCGCGACTTCAATGCGCAATTCCCTGGGTTTGAGACCGATATTCATGGACTAGTAAAGTCAGAAGTAGATGGGCGTAGTGAATATTATGTCGATTGCGTCAGACTGGAGTCAGATAGCACGCTGTAA
- a CDS encoding IS30 family transposase, protein MTYQHLSQEERYQIYILMKDGKTQSQIAQLMNRHKSTIGRELSRNTGGRGYRPRQACLLAEERSLGSRNATQITPADWDQTVEYLQDQWSPEQIADVVGISHETIYRHVYADKAAGGTLYQQLRCQKKRKKRYASGRDRRGQIVGRRPISERPEHIEARSQVGHWEGDTVIGAAHKQAIVTLVERKSGYAVLAKVPNKTSTLVGNAIIEGLAPYQAKVKTLTYDNGKEFAEHARIDTALQSTTYFADPFASWQRGSNENFNGLLRQYIPKKRPLSTVTDEELRMIESKLNNRPRKRLGFKTPNEVFMQSLNRVALRV, encoded by the coding sequence ATGACCTATCAACACCTTAGCCAAGAAGAACGATATCAGATTTATATCCTCATGAAAGACGGAAAAACCCAAAGCCAGATCGCCCAGCTCATGAATCGACATAAGTCGACCATTGGCCGAGAGCTATCTCGCAATACCGGAGGCAGAGGATATCGACCGAGACAAGCCTGTTTATTAGCAGAGGAACGCTCCCTAGGCTCTCGTAATGCTACCCAAATCACCCCAGCTGATTGGGATCAAACGGTAGAGTACCTACAAGACCAATGGAGCCCTGAGCAAATCGCAGATGTTGTAGGGATTAGCCATGAGACCATCTATCGCCATGTTTATGCTGATAAAGCCGCTGGTGGCACTCTTTACCAGCAGTTACGCTGTCAAAAGAAACGTAAAAAGCGCTATGCCAGTGGCCGGGATCGACGAGGCCAGATCGTAGGCAGAAGGCCGATTAGTGAGCGCCCAGAGCATATTGAAGCCAGATCTCAAGTCGGTCACTGGGAAGGCGATACCGTGATTGGGGCAGCGCACAAACAAGCTATTGTGACCTTAGTGGAGCGCAAGAGTGGTTATGCTGTTCTAGCCAAAGTACCCAATAAAACTTCGACCCTGGTAGGTAACGCCATTATTGAAGGACTGGCCCCCTATCAAGCTAAGGTCAAAACACTAACTTATGACAACGGAAAGGAATTTGCCGAGCACGCCCGGATTGATACAGCACTGCAATCCACCACCTACTTTGCTGATCCTTTTGCCAGTTGGCAACGCGGTTCTAATGAAAACTTCAATGGCTTACTAAGGCAATACATCCCCAAAAAGAGGCCTTTATCCACCGTAACTGATGAGGAGCTTAGAATGATTGAAAGCAAGCTTAATAACCGACCTCGTAAGAGGTTGGGATTTAAAACCCCCAATGAAGTGTTTATGCAGTCCTTAAACCGTGTTGCACTTCGTGTTTGA
- a CDS encoding TRAP transporter large permease subunit — protein sequence MIPLEWMPPLMFGGLIVFMLIGFPVAFSLMAAGLFFAGIAISEHYFDVLFLQAIPQRIFGGVLANDLLLAIPFFTFMGAILERCGLAEEMLDSMGQLFGRVRGGLGYSVIIVGFILGAITGTVAAQVIAMAMISLPVMMRYGYNMRYATGVLAASGTITQLVPPSLVLIVLADQLKTQSGSADVGSMYLSAWGPSLLQIGLFALYTFLLSRFRPDYLPAAPESQLTLRGWSLWKKCLLGIIPSAVLIFLVLGTIMTGIATPTESGAMGAMGTLALAWLRRSNIPNLKGLIEQAYQNTMRITCMVVFILIGSTCFSVVFQGVDGGQWVEALFSDLPGGWVGFLVAVNLFVFFLAFFLDFFEIAFIIVPLLAPVAVKLLAPVLLASMNGNPQAAASAALVWFGVMLCVNMQTSFMHPPFGFALFYLRGVAPKEVKSSDIYWGALPWVGLQLIMVVLVIAFPALVTTLLDKPAALVQSQDFNFTNSEEPAAAIPANTVGDDAPVVFQLDKPVMK from the coding sequence ATGATCCCATTAGAGTGGATGCCACCGCTTATGTTTGGCGGCTTGATTGTATTTATGTTGATCGGATTTCCAGTGGCCTTTTCTTTAATGGCCGCAGGTCTTTTCTTTGCGGGCATTGCCATTAGCGAGCATTATTTTGATGTGCTTTTTTTACAGGCTATCCCGCAGCGTATTTTTGGCGGGGTTCTTGCTAACGACCTGCTCCTAGCAATTCCTTTCTTTACCTTTATGGGAGCCATCCTAGAGCGTTGCGGCTTAGCTGAAGAGATGCTGGACTCCATGGGTCAATTATTTGGACGCGTTCGGGGTGGACTAGGGTACTCAGTCATTATTGTGGGATTCATCTTAGGAGCAATTACTGGCACTGTAGCTGCTCAGGTGATCGCTATGGCCATGATCTCCCTGCCGGTCATGATGCGTTACGGTTACAACATGCGCTACGCTACGGGCGTTTTAGCGGCCTCTGGAACCATTACGCAATTAGTGCCACCTTCATTGGTACTCATTGTTCTGGCAGATCAACTCAAAACCCAAAGCGGCAGTGCAGATGTTGGCAGCATGTATCTCAGTGCTTGGGGGCCATCGCTACTTCAAATCGGCCTGTTTGCGCTCTACACCTTCCTCTTGTCACGCTTTCGTCCAGACTACTTACCCGCCGCCCCAGAGAGTCAACTCACGCTCAGGGGCTGGAGTCTTTGGAAAAAATGTCTTCTTGGGATTATTCCTTCAGCAGTACTCATCTTTTTGGTTTTAGGTACCATCATGACCGGCATTGCCACGCCCACAGAGTCGGGTGCCATGGGTGCAATGGGTACCTTAGCGCTGGCCTGGTTACGCCGCTCCAACATCCCGAACCTCAAAGGCCTCATTGAGCAAGCCTACCAAAATACGATGCGAATCACTTGCATGGTTGTCTTTATTTTGATTGGCTCTACCTGTTTTTCAGTGGTGTTTCAAGGTGTTGATGGTGGGCAATGGGTAGAGGCATTATTTTCAGACTTACCGGGTGGCTGGGTTGGATTTTTAGTGGCCGTAAATTTGTTCGTATTTTTTCTAGCATTCTTTTTGGATTTTTTTGAAATTGCCTTCATCATCGTCCCCCTACTAGCGCCTGTTGCCGTCAAATTGCTCGCCCCTGTGCTGCTTGCCTCAATGAATGGCAATCCCCAGGCGGCGGCCAGCGCTGCATTGGTATGGTTCGGAGTAATGTTGTGCGTGAATATGCAAACCTCGTTTATGCATCCCCCTTTTGGCTTTGCCCTTTTTTACCTAAGAGGGGTTGCCCCTAAAGAAGTCAAGAGTAGCGATATTTACTGGGGCGCACTACCCTGGGTAGGCTTGCAACTCATCATGGTGGTGCTCGTCATCGCCTTTCCGGCACTCGTTACAACGCTACTAGATAAGCCAGCAGCACTTGTTCAAAGCCAAGATTTTAATTTCACGAACAGTGAAGAGCCCGCAGCAGCGATACCGGCAAATACCGTAGGCGACGATGCACCGGTGGTCTTTCAGCTAGATAAACCAGTAATGAAATAA
- a CDS encoding TRAP transporter small permease subunit has translation MGLWGTLSASIDRVNQLLGKAASIMILLSCVVSAVNALLRYTLDISNNWPLELQWYLFAAAVMLGSAYTLKRNEHVRVDLIYSQLSDRGRIYVDLFGLMVFLMPACILFAWLSWVSLFYPSWLVSEHSLNAGGLVRYPVKFLLPFGFFMLSLQGLSEIIKRISALNGKSTLSAADLHYEKPMQ, from the coding sequence ATGGGCTTGTGGGGAACACTCTCAGCGAGCATTGATCGCGTTAATCAGCTGCTAGGCAAGGCGGCAAGCATCATGATCTTGCTCTCTTGCGTTGTATCGGCAGTCAATGCCTTGCTGCGCTATACCTTAGACATCAGTAACAACTGGCCACTAGAACTGCAGTGGTATCTGTTCGCCGCTGCCGTTATGCTTGGCTCCGCTTACACCCTAAAGCGCAATGAACATGTGCGGGTAGATTTAATCTATTCCCAACTTTCTGATCGCGGGCGTATTTACGTCGATCTATTTGGCCTGATGGTATTTTTAATGCCTGCTTGCATTCTGTTTGCCTGGCTATCATGGGTTTCATTGTTTTATCCATCCTGGCTGGTATCTGAGCATTCTCTCAATGCTGGCGGTTTAGTACGCTATCCCGTTAAATTTTTGCTACCCTTTGGCTTTTTTATGCTGAGCCTTCAAGGTCTGTCTGAAATCATTAAACGCATTAGCGCACTCAACGGTAAATCCACTTTGTCAGCCGCTGATTTGCATTACGAAAAGCCCATGCAATGA
- the argH gene encoding argininosuccinate lyase, with translation MSTSNNSLANKAQAWSARFTEPVDELVQRYTASIGFDQRFAMVDIAGSLAHAEMLATQKIVSTQDLADIQKGMAQIKSEIEAGEFQWQLALEDVHLNIEARLTQLVGDAGKRLHTGRSRNDQVATDLRLWLRGSVDEIAVTLKSLRAALLDLAEKHAATIMPGHTHLQVAQPITFGHHLMAYYEMFSRDASRLADLRVRFNRLPLGAAALAGTTYPIDREQVARTLGFDGICANSLDAVSDRDFAIEFCAFSAILMMHVSRLSEELVLWLSPRFGFIDLPDRFCTGSSIMPQKKNPDVPELARGKTGRVYGDLISLLTLMKSQPLAYNKDNQEDKEPLFDAVDTVQDTLRIFADMIPHIEVKADVMRSAAEEGFATATDLADYLVKKGLAFRDAHEAVAHAVKACVGRKCMLTDLSLSELRFACGLDSRPELMSDDVFALLTVEGSVNSRQHAGGTAPAQVLAAIEQGRAGL, from the coding sequence ATGAGCACATCAAATAATTCCCTTGCCAACAAAGCCCAAGCTTGGTCGGCCCGCTTTACCGAACCCGTTGACGAACTAGTGCAACGTTACACTGCCTCGATTGGCTTTGACCAGCGCTTTGCGATGGTTGATATCGCAGGATCCTTGGCCCATGCTGAAATGCTGGCAACTCAAAAGATTGTCAGCACCCAAGATTTAGCGGATATTCAAAAAGGAATGGCGCAGATTAAGAGTGAAATCGAGGCTGGTGAATTTCAATGGCAGCTAGCTCTGGAAGATGTTCATTTAAATATTGAGGCCCGCTTGACGCAGTTAGTGGGCGATGCTGGTAAGCGGCTGCATACCGGTCGCTCACGCAATGACCAGGTCGCGACTGACTTAAGACTTTGGTTGCGTGGTAGCGTCGATGAAATCGCGGTCACACTAAAATCATTACGTGCTGCATTGCTTGATCTTGCAGAGAAACATGCCGCAACGATCATGCCTGGTCATACCCATTTGCAAGTCGCTCAACCGATTACCTTTGGCCACCACTTGATGGCCTATTACGAAATGTTTAGTCGAGATGCCAGCCGCTTAGCAGATTTACGTGTACGGTTTAATCGCCTGCCATTGGGCGCGGCGGCTTTAGCGGGCACCACCTATCCAATCGATCGTGAACAAGTAGCGCGTACCCTTGGCTTTGATGGCATCTGCGCAAATTCATTAGACGCTGTCTCTGATCGTGATTTTGCAATCGAGTTTTGCGCGTTCTCTGCTATCTTGATGATGCATGTATCACGCCTCTCAGAAGAGTTGGTGCTTTGGCTCAGCCCTCGCTTTGGATTTATTGATCTACCGGATCGCTTTTGTACCGGAAGCTCTATCATGCCCCAGAAGAAAAATCCCGATGTTCCTGAACTAGCCCGAGGCAAAACAGGGCGCGTTTACGGCGACTTAATTTCTTTATTGACGTTGATGAAGAGTCAGCCTTTGGCTTACAACAAAGATAATCAGGAAGATAAAGAGCCTTTATTTGATGCGGTCGATACCGTACAAGATACTTTGCGTATTTTTGCTGACATGATTCCCCATATTGAAGTCAAAGCGGATGTAATGAGGTCAGCGGCTGAAGAAGGTTTTGCAACAGCTACTGACTTGGCAGACTATTTAGTAAAAAAAGGTTTAGCCTTCCGAGATGCACATGAGGCAGTAGCGCATGCAGTAAAAGCCTGCGTGGGTCGCAAATGCATGCTAACTGACCTTAGCCTTTCTGAATTGCGGTTTGCTTGTGGTTTAGATAGTCGCCCAGAACTCATGTCTGATGACGTCTTTGCCCTGCTCACGGTAGAGGGTTCAGTGAACTCACGTCAGCATGCGGGTGGCACGGCACCGGCACAGGTCTTGGCAGCCATTGAACAGGGTCGTGCTGGTCTCTAG